A genomic region of Exiguobacterium oxidotolerans JCM 12280 contains the following coding sequences:
- a CDS encoding C39 family peptidase, which translates to MKKFFSSVIVAGVLFGVFSPSLVAHAATKLTITTAVLRVREKPTTSSKILGNVVKGNVYTSKGTSGSWYKITYKSRTGYIHKDYVKTSTTSSKYTSTGTKYTTVGTLNVRTGPSTKYKSVTQLGKGVKVATYGTSGSFTRILYSGSYRYVSTQYLTKTKPTSSTTKKLNVPYYNQYTLGYPSGCEFVSLKMALAYKKKSVSAASLYKQLPKSISNATYKNGKYYWADPQKMFTGDPAGTLSYYKNWGIYPKGILPLAKKYRSGAVDISKQGVSKIEREIRSGNPVIVWATVDFKNPYGYFSWIKPDGKTFTGYRNYHVMLVTGVSSSSFYVSDPYRGKYAVSRAQFTSVYNTTGQYALSVR; encoded by the coding sequence ATGAAGAAGTTTTTCTCAAGTGTCATCGTCGCTGGTGTTCTGTTTGGCGTATTCAGTCCGTCGCTCGTCGCACATGCCGCAACGAAGCTGACCATCACGACCGCAGTCTTACGTGTCCGTGAAAAGCCGACGACCTCAAGCAAGATTCTCGGGAATGTCGTCAAAGGAAACGTCTATACGTCAAAAGGAACATCGGGAAGTTGGTACAAAATCACCTATAAATCACGCACAGGGTACATACACAAAGATTATGTGAAGACATCGACGACGTCCTCGAAGTACACATCGACTGGCACGAAGTATACGACGGTCGGGACGTTAAACGTCAGAACGGGTCCGAGCACAAAATACAAATCCGTCACCCAGCTCGGTAAAGGGGTCAAAGTCGCAACGTATGGCACGTCAGGGAGTTTTACACGTATTTTGTATAGCGGGAGCTACCGTTATGTCTCGACACAGTACTTAACGAAAACGAAGCCAACGAGCAGTACGACTAAAAAATTAAATGTCCCGTACTACAATCAATACACGTTAGGTTATCCGTCAGGTTGCGAGTTCGTCTCGCTGAAGATGGCGCTCGCCTACAAGAAAAAGTCTGTTTCGGCTGCGTCGCTCTATAAACAACTACCGAAAAGCATCAGCAATGCGACCTACAAAAATGGGAAATACTACTGGGCCGATCCGCAAAAAATGTTTACGGGTGATCCGGCCGGGACGCTCTCTTACTACAAAAACTGGGGCATCTACCCGAAAGGCATCCTCCCGCTCGCTAAAAAATACCGGAGTGGCGCCGTCGACATCTCGAAACAAGGTGTCAGTAAGATTGAACGTGAAATCCGAAGCGGGAATCCCGTCATCGTCTGGGCGACCGTTGATTTCAAAAATCCATATGGCTACTTCTCTTGGATCAAGCCGGACGGTAAAACGTTCACCGGGTACCGTAACTATCACGTCATGCTCGTGACGGGTGTTTCAAGCAGTTCGTTCTACGTGTCTGACCCGTATCGTGGGAAATACGCCGTCAGTCGCGCACAGTTCACATCCGTTTATAACACGACTGGACAATATGCGTTATCCGTTCGTTAA
- a CDS encoding oxidoreductase, which yields MRLQIGFIGFGKSTTRYHLPYVMIDPHFEVTWIYNRTAKPELEEKYTGKLPVVQFTTDLDKMLSDEKLQVVVINTPPATHFAYALKALQQQKHVLVEKPFTVTEQEAVQLFEEARKQGVKLLAYQNRRFDSDFQAVAQVIASGKLGRIVEVVSHFDLYRPDAKPANTANENGALYSLGVHTIDQIIALFGRPNQVAYDIRTVRGTAIPDDTFALDFYYDDFKASVRTSHVALAPAPRWMIHGTNGTFIKQHVDRQELDLKADYFPGEEGFGEDSEDDFGRLLYHDNHNHLRNVRIPSPIGDYGKLYRAFYQSIVEDAPLPVTEEETTFVAHLLEQAFAQPSPFIVNIKK from the coding sequence ATGCGACTTCAGATTGGCTTCATCGGCTTCGGTAAAAGCACGACCCGTTACCATCTGCCTTACGTCATGATTGATCCCCATTTCGAGGTGACGTGGATTTATAATCGGACGGCAAAACCGGAGTTAGAGGAAAAATATACGGGCAAGCTTCCCGTAGTCCAATTCACGACGGACCTCGACAAGATGTTGTCGGACGAGAAGCTTCAAGTCGTCGTCATCAACACACCGCCTGCGACGCATTTTGCCTATGCCTTGAAGGCGTTGCAACAGCAGAAGCACGTCCTCGTCGAAAAACCTTTTACCGTGACAGAACAAGAAGCGGTGCAACTGTTTGAGGAAGCACGTAAGCAGGGCGTCAAGCTACTCGCCTATCAAAATCGGCGTTTCGATAGCGACTTTCAAGCTGTCGCCCAAGTCATTGCGTCCGGAAAGCTCGGTCGCATCGTCGAAGTCGTCTCGCATTTCGACTTGTATCGTCCGGATGCGAAGCCGGCGAATACGGCGAATGAAAATGGTGCGCTCTATAGTCTTGGCGTCCATACGATTGATCAAATCATTGCCTTGTTTGGAAGACCGAACCAAGTCGCTTATGACATCCGAACCGTCCGGGGTACTGCGATTCCGGACGATACGTTTGCGCTTGATTTTTATTATGACGATTTCAAGGCGAGTGTCCGAACGAGTCATGTCGCACTGGCACCCGCTCCGCGCTGGATGATCCATGGGACGAACGGGACGTTCATCAAACAGCATGTCGATCGGCAAGAACTTGACTTAAAAGCAGACTACTTCCCAGGGGAAGAAGGATTCGGGGAAGATTCGGAAGATGATTTCGGTCGGTTACTCTATCATGACAACCACAATCATCTTCGAAATGTCCGGATTCCGAGTCCGATTGGTGACTACGGTAAATTATATCGGGCATTTTACCAGAGTATCGTTGAAGACGCCCCTCTTCCTGTGACGGAAGAAGAGACGACGTTCGTCGCCCATCTACTCGAGCAGGCGTTCGCTCAACCGTCACCGTTTATCGTCAATATTAAAAAATGA
- a CDS encoding GNAT family N-acetyltransferase has protein sequence MIRLATSQDVRNIATLLEHKALALQATGSTQWSAYLEQDIETLVQEDLDAGRLFVFEENDQLLGSVALLPSMEWDRSLWADTEGLYIHRIVVSDLAKGRRVGKQLLDYVIELTDYEGETLRLDCVASNAFLNDYYTSVGFTYQGTYDGFSTYEYERIEATA, from the coding sequence ATGATACGACTAGCTACATCACAAGACGTTCGAAACATCGCAACACTACTCGAGCACAAGGCGCTCGCACTCCAAGCGACGGGCAGCACACAGTGGTCTGCCTACCTTGAACAAGACATCGAAACACTCGTCCAAGAGGATCTTGATGCCGGAAGACTGTTTGTTTTTGAAGAAAACGACCAGTTGCTCGGTTCCGTTGCCCTGCTTCCTTCGATGGAATGGGATCGCTCGTTATGGGCAGATACAGAAGGTCTTTATATCCACCGGATCGTCGTCAGTGATTTGGCGAAAGGACGCCGCGTTGGAAAACAACTTCTTGATTATGTAATCGAGTTGACGGATTACGAAGGGGAAACACTTCGTCTCGACTGCGTGGCGTCAAATGCATTTTTAAACGACTATTATACGTCGGTCGGTTTTACGTACCAAGGAACATATGACGGATTTTCGACATATGAGTACGAACGAATCGAAGCGACGGCATAA
- a CDS encoding SDR family NAD(P)-dependent oxidoreductase encodes MNICIVTGANSGMGMVTIQALLERGDRVIATVRSEKKATLLVQMLREHGVSHTNLEIEIVQLDQLESVRRFADHLFDQIGRIDRLILNAGVMVPPYHLTKDGFESQFQVNYLSHFYLIERLLPLLQHGNDPRVISISSLAGEGGLVRTDIELESIAHVKKEQYNPMRSYRESKLLQMVHMRELADKYGDDVTFVSVHPGIVNTDLFYRGKYGKAMKVLLKPIAQIGYWTGKLYTPEYGAKTALYLATTNDRLDNGGYYADSAPRLSNPVVEDTRYREDARRLSKKWVGLD; translated from the coding sequence ATGAACATATGTATCGTGACAGGCGCAAACTCAGGGATGGGAATGGTGACAATCCAAGCGTTGCTTGAACGGGGGGACCGCGTCATCGCGACGGTCCGCTCAGAGAAGAAAGCAACACTGCTCGTCCAAATGTTACGTGAACATGGGGTTTCGCATACGAATCTTGAAATCGAAATCGTTCAACTTGACCAACTGGAATCCGTCCGCCGGTTTGCAGACCACTTGTTTGATCAGATCGGTCGCATCGATCGCCTGATTTTAAATGCCGGGGTCATGGTCCCGCCGTATCATTTGACGAAAGACGGCTTCGAGTCCCAGTTCCAAGTCAACTACCTGAGTCACTTCTATTTAATTGAACGCTTGCTGCCGCTCCTTCAACACGGAAACGATCCTCGGGTCATCTCGATTTCATCGCTCGCCGGGGAAGGCGGACTCGTCCGAACAGATATCGAACTGGAATCGATTGCCCATGTTAAAAAAGAACAATACAACCCGATGCGGTCGTACCGCGAATCGAAATTGTTACAGATGGTCCACATGCGTGAACTCGCGGACAAGTATGGGGACGATGTGACATTCGTCAGCGTCCATCCGGGCATCGTCAATACCGACTTGTTTTACCGTGGCAAGTACGGCAAAGCGATGAAAGTGCTCTTAAAGCCGATCGCTCAAATCGGTTACTGGACCGGGAAACTGTATACGCCGGAGTACGGGGCGAAAACCGCACTGTACCTCGCGACGACGAATGACCGGCTCGACAATGGCGGCTATTATGCCGATTCCGCACCACGTCTCAGTAACCCGGTCGTCGAGGATACGCGCTACCGTGAAGATGCGCGCCGTCTATCGAAAAAATGGGTCGGACTCGACTGA
- a CDS encoding potassium/proton antiporter codes for MHVHEGTVLLLAGILLLLAIITTKFSFRLNVPTLILFVFVGILAGTDVAGWIAFSDFEQARLFGTIALVIILFDGGLNTKWGDFRQVLPAALSLATVGVVITTGLIALVAHFILDFSWPMALLVGALVGSTDAAAVFSLLSGRPVDEKVKHTLEAESGTNDPMAVFLTILFTELALDPESFSIISGVLSLFYEMGIGLLVGLCIGWFLTQLMNRIQLQASALYPTLLISGALLSYGIATSIHASGFLAVYVTGIWISNHDMIYRDILIRFSGSLSHLAEVGMFIMLGLLVFPRQLLDPQMLLISGIIVVTLILVARPLAVFISLLPFHYNYREQSVITAAGLRGAVPIILATYPLSSGLPNSYLLFNIVFFTVMTSALLQGTALPWIVRVMKLEVKPTIGIEPLIQFMTVANPNAEIVEVSVPSFCRIDGKTLQEIEMPQDLLVVAVIRDDAIITPRGQTRLIGGDQLLILTPKQSEERIRKLIASLGL; via the coding sequence ATGCACGTGCATGAAGGAACTGTCCTACTACTTGCCGGTATTTTGTTACTACTCGCAATCATCACGACCAAGTTCTCCTTTCGCCTCAACGTCCCGACCTTGATTTTATTCGTGTTCGTCGGCATTCTCGCAGGAACGGATGTCGCAGGATGGATTGCTTTTTCTGACTTTGAACAAGCGCGTCTATTCGGAACGATCGCCCTCGTCATCATTTTGTTCGATGGCGGTCTCAACACGAAATGGGGCGATTTCAGGCAAGTCCTCCCTGCTGCCCTTTCGCTTGCGACGGTCGGCGTCGTCATCACGACTGGCTTGATTGCACTCGTCGCCCACTTCATTCTTGATTTCAGCTGGCCGATGGCGTTACTCGTCGGCGCCCTCGTCGGCTCGACCGATGCAGCGGCTGTCTTTTCCTTACTGAGCGGACGTCCTGTCGATGAGAAGGTCAAACATACACTGGAAGCGGAGTCCGGAACAAACGATCCGATGGCTGTCTTTTTGACGATTCTCTTTACAGAACTTGCGCTCGATCCGGAAAGTTTCTCGATTATCAGTGGCGTCCTGTCTTTATTCTACGAAATGGGAATCGGTTTACTCGTCGGTCTCTGCATCGGCTGGTTCTTGACACAATTGATGAACCGGATTCAGCTTCAAGCATCGGCCCTGTATCCGACACTCTTGATCAGCGGCGCCTTACTGTCTTACGGGATCGCGACGAGTATCCATGCGAGTGGCTTCCTCGCCGTCTACGTGACAGGCATTTGGATCAGTAACCACGACATGATTTACCGCGACATCTTGATTCGGTTCAGCGGCAGCTTGTCGCATTTGGCAGAAGTCGGGATGTTCATCATGCTCGGACTGCTCGTCTTCCCGCGCCAACTGCTCGATCCGCAGATGCTGCTCATTTCAGGCATCATCGTCGTGACGCTGATTCTCGTCGCACGACCGCTCGCAGTTTTCATCTCACTTCTTCCCTTTCACTACAATTACCGGGAGCAAAGTGTCATCACGGCTGCCGGACTACGCGGCGCCGTACCAATCATCCTTGCGACCTATCCGCTTTCGAGCGGACTTCCGAACTCCTATCTCTTGTTCAACATCGTCTTCTTCACTGTCATGACATCGGCTTTACTGCAGGGAACGGCCTTACCGTGGATCGTCCGTGTCATGAAGCTCGAAGTGAAACCAACGATCGGGATTGAGCCGTTGATTCAATTCATGACGGTCGCAAATCCGAATGCTGAAATCGTCGAGGTCAGTGTCCCGTCGTTCTGTCGGATTGACGGAAAAACATTGCAAGAGATTGAGATGCCGCAGGATTTGCTCGTCGTCGCCGTCATTCGTGACGATGCCATCATTACACCACGCGGTCAGACACGATTGATTGGTGGCGATCAACTCCTGATTTTGACGCCGAAACAATCGGAAGAACGGATTCGAAAGCTGATTGCCTCGCTTGGACTTTAA
- a CDS encoding phosphotransferase, translating to MESYRFDQICVLFDLGERTEDPRPLSGGFIHDMYGLRTTKGHYAVKCLNPQIMRRPDAFANFKNAEDFALLAGRRLSALPAKRIRGEAVQQIADEYFLLFDWVDGNLLSLKEIQPSHCHTIGTYLAGLHQLDAGIVPAVVGTISHDWTAHLKRGQAIDAEWSAALSEIIAALKVWNERAVRAEALLSKACVMSHRDLDPKNVLWTKNDLVVIDWESAGPIHPVLDVLETALYWSEDETGHLNKQKFQAFFSGYTTKNNLGDAKWSAVIACSYSSKLDWLAYNINRTFSADETERRIGTEQMKQTILDLKRHTDRMETLKGWLKRRNNVHLG from the coding sequence ATGGAGTCATACCGATTTGATCAGATTTGTGTATTGTTTGATTTAGGCGAACGGACAGAAGACCCACGCCCCCTTTCTGGCGGTTTCATCCATGACATGTATGGACTGAGGACGACTAAAGGACATTATGCGGTAAAATGCTTGAATCCGCAGATTATGAGACGACCTGACGCGTTTGCGAACTTCAAAAACGCAGAAGACTTCGCATTGCTTGCAGGTCGGCGACTTTCCGCTCTTCCGGCAAAACGGATTCGGGGGGAAGCAGTGCAACAGATAGCTGACGAGTACTTTCTTCTTTTTGACTGGGTCGACGGCAACCTGCTTTCCTTGAAGGAGATCCAGCCATCCCACTGTCATACCATCGGAACCTATCTGGCAGGCTTACACCAACTTGATGCTGGCATAGTCCCTGCGGTAGTTGGAACGATTAGCCACGACTGGACAGCTCATCTCAAAAGAGGCCAAGCAATCGACGCCGAGTGGAGTGCTGCCCTAAGCGAAATCATCGCGGCGTTAAAAGTGTGGAATGAGCGAGCCGTGCGAGCAGAAGCACTCCTGTCCAAGGCTTGCGTCATGAGTCACCGCGACTTGGATCCTAAAAATGTCTTATGGACGAAAAACGATCTGGTCGTCATTGACTGGGAATCGGCGGGTCCGATTCATCCTGTCCTTGATGTCCTTGAGACGGCGCTTTACTGGTCAGAGGATGAGACGGGGCATCTGAACAAGCAGAAGTTTCAAGCATTTTTCAGCGGCTACACAACGAAAAATAATCTCGGGGATGCAAAATGGTCGGCTGTAATCGCCTGTAGCTATTCGAGCAAACTCGATTGGCTCGCTTATAATATCAACCGGACATTCAGTGCGGATGAAACGGAGCGACGAATCGGTACAGAACAGATGAAACAGACGATCCTCGATTTAAAACGCCACACGGACCGGATGGAGACGCTGAAAGGCTGGCTTAAACGTCGGAACAACGTTCATCTGGGATAG
- a CDS encoding protein phosphatase 2C domain-containing protein: MFSWVGSEEAYVDQIDIRQVGPVVLGRFGGCSTAGQTKNEDGCLVMTGTDWELTVLLDAHNSAESAELVAEQFLTYQERLHQQLEQATESVLPTFEQIILELLTEDTFRARCETCRGETACLVVVRKGNYVFWLSVGDCIAHLFHPELAGLGQHSLNQRQFFEWIGQVNTFALPVPCYTRGIRELRQGNNRLFLTTDGLVECPGEPFSDATDIGRAFRDTEAQDAVLTLLTTIKHHAVRDSTTMLTWSIDVTGDVTQPSNA, encoded by the coding sequence ATGTTTAGCTGGGTCGGAAGTGAAGAAGCGTATGTCGATCAAATCGACATACGACAGGTGGGTCCGGTCGTTCTCGGACGGTTCGGTGGCTGCTCGACGGCGGGTCAAACAAAAAACGAAGATGGTTGTCTCGTCATGACGGGGACGGACTGGGAGTTGACCGTCTTACTCGATGCCCATAATTCGGCAGAAAGTGCCGAACTCGTGGCGGAGCAATTTTTGACGTATCAAGAGCGGTTGCATCAGCAACTCGAACAAGCAACCGAGTCGGTCCTTCCGACGTTCGAACAGATTATCCTCGAACTGTTGACGGAAGACACATTTCGCGCACGATGCGAGACGTGTCGGGGGGAGACAGCTTGTTTAGTCGTCGTCCGTAAAGGAAACTATGTTTTTTGGTTATCGGTTGGGGATTGCATCGCGCATCTGTTCCATCCGGAGCTTGCCGGGCTAGGTCAACACAGTCTCAATCAACGGCAATTCTTTGAATGGATTGGACAAGTCAATACGTTTGCGTTACCTGTCCCGTGTTATACCCGCGGCATCCGTGAACTGCGTCAGGGAAACAACCGGCTCTTTTTGACGACGGACGGACTCGTCGAATGTCCCGGTGAACCGTTCAGCGATGCGACGGACATCGGTCGCGCGTTTCGCGATACGGAGGCGCAGGATGCCGTTTTGACCTTGTTGACGACGATCAAGCACCATGCTGTCCGGGACAGTACGACGATGTTGACGTGGTCGATCGATGTTACAGGTGACGTGACACAACCGAGTAATGCTTAG